In Deltaproteobacteria bacterium, a single window of DNA contains:
- the pdxA gene encoding 4-hydroxythreonine-4-phosphate dehydrogenase PdxA, whose amino-acid sequence MARPKIAITIGDPAGVGPEIIAKLLAQGSIFRRCEPVVYGDSKILQRACKLIGVPGDVTRDGLAVGKRAVSVVSPLGKEYSKGRARDGTAWGSVLMMEAVKRAVLDAMEGRVAAVVTCPITKEGIGRAGYAHPGHTEFIQELTGAGRVVMMLAGKRLKVALVTTHASLREAVSMIDEERVFETIEIVWRDFVNKLGYEEPNIAVAGLNPHAGEGGLFGREEEDHILPAVHRARKRGMNVSGPYPPDTVFRRAYNGGFDVVVAMYHDQGLIPLKLVHFDTGVNVTLGLPVVRTSVDHGTAYDIAWKGIARPTSLRSAVNFALDMIRGGARGHR is encoded by the coding sequence ATGGCCAGGCCAAAGATTGCGATTACCATTGGTGACCCGGCAGGTGTGGGACCGGAAATCATAGCCAAGCTTCTTGCCCAGGGCTCCATCTTCCGGCGATGTGAGCCGGTGGTGTACGGCGACAGCAAGATCCTGCAGAGGGCGTGCAAACTGATCGGCGTTCCGGGTGACGTTACCCGGGACGGGCTCGCCGTCGGGAAACGTGCCGTGTCCGTCGTCAGCCCCCTCGGGAAAGAGTATTCGAAAGGTCGGGCCAGGGACGGGACGGCGTGGGGATCGGTGTTGATGATGGAAGCGGTGAAAAGAGCGGTACTCGATGCGATGGAGGGCAGGGTTGCGGCTGTCGTTACCTGCCCCATCACCAAGGAAGGGATCGGGCGCGCGGGCTATGCCCATCCCGGCCACACGGAGTTCATTCAGGAGCTCACGGGAGCGGGAAGGGTCGTCATGATGCTCGCGGGGAAGCGCCTGAAGGTGGCTCTCGTTACCACCCACGCTTCCCTCAGGGAGGCGGTGTCGATGATTGACGAGGAACGGGTATTTGAGACGATAGAGATCGTGTGGAGGGACTTTGTGAACAAGCTGGGTTACGAGGAGCCGAACATAGCGGTTGCGGGCCTGAATCCCCACGCGGGAGAGGGGGGCCTTTTCGGCCGGGAGGAGGAGGATCACATCCTCCCGGCTGTTCACAGGGCCAGAAAAAGAGGGATGAATGTTTCGGGCCCCTATCCCCCCGATACGGTCTTTCGCCGGGCGTACAACGGCGGGTTCGACGTGGTCGTCGCCATGTACCACGACCAGGGGCTGATACCGCTGAAGCTGGTCCACTTCGACACGGGCGTGAACGTTACCCTGGGGCTTCCCGTGGTCCGCACCTCGGTGGACCACGGAACGGCCTACGATATCGCCTGGAAGGGGATCGCCCGGCCCACGAGCCTTCGCTCCGCGGTGAACTTTGCCCTGGACATGATACGGGGAGGCGCGCGTGGCCATCGATAA
- the mfd gene encoding transcription-repair coupling factor produces the protein MGNAAGVTYVRMAPLSGIVYALCQRIGKGGDRAVLVVPGKREGEEALVCAETFLGSGHAHMLSHYELNPYEASSPDPNIVARRIETLFAVMEGRCRLLVSTAEAFSAFTAPPTQLRNMRFGVERGTILDREALLGWLVGAGFQRIPEVSDPGDFAVRGGIVDVFSPAVKLPVRLEFAGDVIESIRLFDPSSQRTVKSADAITLYPASEIVWPVNDRPLTEDPLPGGVEDFLSAGVRFPGIEFFMPRIYGKRGAALDYFKGPPHVVIYDYAEVKKRQQFLAALARDIFRKGEEGLPAPEELFSEGDGAGAKAKGQTLTLIDNFFNRPAERELFGIDISSPGGPSHPRRSPLQLKGALSLIQKSRKKGMRCCIVVPSPYRLDVMRRIMEENGVHPLSTIEDGRGGFSAWQGVALATSGMKSGFISNKGAILVITDHDIWGKRTYYRDYKPSDPEKERIGLLSLRKEDYVVHDDYGIGLFAGLKTMKVGGNTVEFAVIEYDGGDLLYLPTYRLDLIQKYVGGDGKGLKLDRLGARRWELAKRRVREKVEQVAAELLSIHAEREASEGFACDPPDAAFEEFAAGFEFEETPDQERAIGEVIENMTNSRPMDRLVCGDVGYGKTEVGLRAAFLAVMAGKQVAVLCPTTVLAQQHFKTFRERFENFPVRVASLSRFVKSKEQRTILQELAGGRLDILIGTHRLLQGDVIFRDLGLLVIDEEQKFGVMHKEKLKKMRTTVDVLTLSATPIPRTFHIALSGIKDISIIQTPPKERLSVRTFVVEFSEEIIREGIGRELRRGGQVYYIHNRIQTIGKTERFLRELFPEARIEVAHGQMGEDALKGVMRRFYGGGVDVLLCTAIVESGLDIPRANTMIVDRSHTFGLAQLYQLRGRIGRDRRRAYAYLIVPPRKALSPEAVARLSAIEELSELGSGFQIASYDLDIRGGGDIIGPSQSGHIQHVGYEMYLRFLEDAVARLKGKSPGRKALPDAELGVPVFIPDEYIHDPQRKLDFYRKIALVRSDEDYDEVFLELTDRFGALPEPVFNLLRIARLRSLLSREGVRELKASEGRIHVSFDADAAIDRNHIAGLVARKGEKYGFDRRGILVVRTEFDGTNWDRLVSDMNAVLGGDKLEGGFFGRGIANPRGDR, from the coding sequence GTGGGAAATGCGGCGGGGGTAACGTATGTGAGGATGGCCCCGCTCTCGGGCATCGTCTACGCCCTTTGCCAGCGCATAGGCAAGGGGGGCGATCGGGCGGTTCTCGTCGTTCCCGGGAAGAGGGAGGGAGAGGAAGCCCTCGTATGCGCCGAGACGTTCCTGGGAAGCGGGCATGCCCACATGCTCTCCCACTACGAGCTCAATCCCTACGAGGCATCATCGCCCGACCCCAACATCGTGGCCAGGCGCATCGAGACCCTCTTCGCGGTCATGGAGGGACGGTGCCGCCTGCTGGTGTCGACGGCGGAGGCATTCTCTGCATTCACGGCACCACCGACACAGCTTCGGAATATGCGGTTCGGCGTGGAGAGGGGTACGATCCTGGACAGGGAAGCGCTCCTCGGGTGGCTTGTTGGCGCCGGGTTCCAGCGGATCCCCGAAGTTTCGGACCCGGGAGACTTTGCCGTCAGGGGGGGCATAGTCGATGTGTTTTCGCCGGCCGTCAAGCTCCCCGTCCGCCTGGAGTTTGCCGGTGACGTGATCGAATCCATCCGGCTGTTCGACCCCTCGTCGCAGAGGACGGTTAAGAGTGCCGATGCGATCACCCTCTATCCCGCCTCTGAAATCGTCTGGCCCGTGAACGACCGCCCCTTGACGGAGGACCCCCTGCCCGGCGGGGTGGAAGATTTTTTGAGCGCGGGGGTCAGGTTTCCCGGCATAGAGTTTTTCATGCCCCGCATTTACGGAAAAAGGGGCGCAGCCCTCGACTATTTTAAAGGCCCGCCCCACGTCGTCATATATGATTACGCCGAGGTGAAGAAGCGGCAGCAGTTCCTGGCAGCCCTCGCGAGGGACATTTTTCGCAAGGGGGAGGAAGGCCTGCCCGCACCGGAGGAGCTTTTTTCCGAGGGGGACGGCGCCGGAGCGAAGGCGAAGGGCCAGACCCTGACCCTCATAGACAATTTTTTCAACAGGCCCGCGGAGAGAGAGCTGTTCGGCATCGACATCTCTTCCCCGGGGGGCCCATCACATCCCCGAAGGTCCCCCCTCCAGCTCAAGGGCGCCTTATCCCTTATTCAGAAGTCCCGGAAAAAGGGGATGCGTTGCTGTATCGTGGTACCCAGCCCCTACCGGCTCGACGTGATGAGAAGGATCATGGAGGAGAACGGGGTACATCCCCTGTCCACCATCGAAGACGGGCGGGGCGGATTCTCCGCGTGGCAGGGCGTGGCCCTTGCCACGTCAGGGATGAAAAGTGGATTTATCAGCAATAAAGGGGCAATTTTAGTCATCACAGACCATGATATCTGGGGAAAACGTACCTATTATAGGGATTATAAGCCATCTGACCCGGAAAAAGAAAGAATCGGGCTTCTTTCGCTCAGAAAAGAGGATTATGTGGTTCATGATGACTACGGAATCGGGCTTTTTGCCGGCCTTAAAACCATGAAAGTGGGGGGTAATACCGTAGAATTTGCGGTTATCGAGTATGACGGGGGTGATCTGCTCTATCTGCCCACGTACCGGCTGGACCTGATCCAGAAGTATGTCGGCGGCGACGGAAAGGGCCTGAAGCTCGACCGTCTTGGAGCGCGGCGGTGGGAGCTGGCAAAGCGCAGGGTCCGGGAGAAGGTGGAGCAGGTGGCCGCAGAGCTTCTCTCCATCCACGCAGAGAGAGAGGCATCCGAGGGGTTCGCCTGCGATCCGCCCGACGCCGCCTTCGAGGAGTTTGCCGCCGGCTTCGAGTTCGAGGAGACGCCGGACCAGGAGAGGGCGATAGGCGAGGTCATCGAAAACATGACGAACTCCCGCCCCATGGACAGGCTGGTCTGTGGAGACGTGGGGTATGGAAAGACGGAGGTGGGGCTCCGGGCGGCGTTCCTGGCCGTGATGGCGGGCAAGCAGGTCGCGGTCCTCTGCCCCACGACGGTGCTGGCACAGCAGCACTTCAAGACGTTCCGGGAGAGGTTCGAGAACTTTCCCGTGAGAGTTGCCTCGTTGAGCAGGTTTGTGAAGAGCAAGGAACAGAGGACGATACTGCAGGAGCTTGCAGGCGGCAGGCTCGACATCCTCATAGGAACCCACCGGCTCCTGCAGGGCGACGTGATTTTCCGGGACCTTGGCCTGCTCGTCATCGATGAAGAGCAGAAGTTCGGGGTGATGCACAAGGAGAAGTTGAAGAAGATGCGGACCACCGTGGATGTTCTGACCCTTTCTGCGACCCCCATTCCGCGCACGTTCCACATTGCCCTCTCCGGGATAAAGGACATAAGCATTATCCAGACGCCGCCGAAGGAGAGGTTGTCCGTCCGCACATTTGTGGTGGAGTTCTCCGAAGAGATTATCAGGGAGGGCATCGGAAGGGAGCTTCGGCGCGGCGGCCAGGTATATTACATCCACAACAGGATCCAGACCATCGGGAAGACGGAGCGGTTTCTCCGGGAGCTCTTTCCCGAGGCAAGGATAGAGGTGGCCCACGGCCAGATGGGCGAGGATGCATTGAAAGGGGTGATGAGGCGGTTCTACGGAGGCGGGGTGGATGTGCTGCTCTGCACGGCGATCGTCGAGTCGGGCCTCGATATCCCGAGGGCCAACACGATGATCGTCGACCGGTCCCACACCTTCGGCCTCGCCCAGCTCTACCAGCTCCGGGGGAGGATAGGCCGGGACCGGAGAAGGGCGTATGCCTACCTGATCGTGCCGCCGAGAAAAGCCCTTTCCCCGGAGGCCGTTGCGCGGCTCTCGGCCATCGAGGAGCTGTCCGAGCTTGGTTCGGGGTTTCAGATAGCCTCCTACGACCTCGACATAAGGGGAGGGGGTGACATTATCGGGCCAAGCCAGTCCGGGCACATCCAGCACGTGGGCTACGAGATGTACCTCCGGTTCCTCGAAGATGCGGTGGCCAGGCTGAAGGGAAAATCACCGGGCAGGAAGGCGCTGCCCGATGCGGAGCTCGGCGTGCCCGTGTTCATACCCGATGAGTACATTCACGACCCCCAGCGGAAGCTCGATTTTTACCGGAAGATCGCCCTGGTCCGCTCTGATGAAGATTACGACGAGGTCTTCCTCGAGCTTACCGACAGGTTCGGTGCGCTTCCCGAACCGGTTTTCAACCTGCTGCGGATTGCCCGGCTGCGATCCCTCCTCTCGCGGGAGGGCGTAAGGGAGCTCAAGGCCAGCGAAGGGAGAATCCATGTCTCCTTCGATGCGGACGCAGCCATTGACCGGAACCACATTGCGGGACTCGTCGCGAGAAAGGGGGAGAAGTACGGTTTTGACCGCCGCGGGATCCTGGTGGTCCGGACGGAATTTGACGGGACGAACTGGGATCGCCTGGTTTCCGACATGAATGCGGTCCTGGGCGGGGACAAGCTGGAGGGCGGGTTTTTCGGACGGGGAATTGCGAACCCGCGCGGAGACCGCTAA
- the nadA gene encoding quinolinate synthase NadA → MKMEDLKEKVGRVRELLHERNGLLLAHNYQRDEVQEIADVTGDSLGLSMEAARSDAEVIVFCGVHFMAESAAILSPDKKVILPRIEAGCPMADMVTGDDLREFRESNREHVVVTYVNSTAEVKAYTDICCTSANAISVVRHIPEDRKIFMVPDKNLALYVEKKSGRKLEWWDGYCPTHDRLTAEEVRKMKEAHPDAFVVVHPECRPDVVEMADHVCSTSGMYTYCRESAAKKFIIGTEMGILYRLRKENPDKEFYLASEVLICPNMKLTTIDDIIECLEGMKNIITVPEEIRVPAKKALDAMLGVPRDS, encoded by the coding sequence GTGAAGATGGAGGATCTGAAGGAGAAGGTCGGCAGGGTACGGGAGCTTCTGCACGAGAGAAACGGGCTCCTCCTTGCGCACAATTATCAGCGTGACGAGGTCCAGGAAATCGCTGACGTGACCGGCGACTCCCTCGGTCTCAGCATGGAGGCGGCCAGGTCCGACGCCGAGGTTATCGTTTTCTGCGGCGTCCACTTCATGGCGGAGAGCGCCGCTATCCTCTCTCCGGACAAGAAGGTGATCCTCCCCAGGATCGAGGCGGGGTGCCCGATGGCCGATATGGTCACGGGAGATGATCTCAGGGAGTTTCGGGAGAGCAACAGGGAGCACGTGGTCGTCACCTACGTGAACTCGACGGCGGAAGTGAAAGCCTACACCGATATATGCTGCACCTCGGCAAACGCCATTTCGGTAGTCAGGCACATTCCGGAAGACAGGAAGATCTTCATGGTGCCCGACAAGAATCTCGCCCTCTATGTGGAAAAAAAGTCGGGGAGAAAACTGGAGTGGTGGGACGGCTACTGTCCGACCCACGACAGGTTGACTGCGGAAGAGGTGCGGAAAATGAAGGAGGCCCACCCCGACGCCTTCGTGGTGGTGCATCCCGAGTGCAGGCCGGACGTGGTGGAGATGGCAGACCACGTCTGTTCCACGTCGGGCATGTATACATACTGCAGGGAGTCGGCGGCGAAGAAGTTCATCATCGGCACGGAGATGGGCATTCTCTACAGGCTCAGGAAGGAAAATCCCGACAAGGAGTTCTATCTGGCGTCCGAGGTGCTCATCTGTCCGAACATGAAGCTGACAACGATAGATGACATCATCGAGTGCCTGGAGGGAATGAAGAATATCATCACCGTCCCCGAGGAAATCCGGGTGCCGGCGAAAAAAGCCCTCGATGCGATGCTCGGGGTGCCGAGAGACTCTTAA